The following coding sequences are from one Chanos chanos chromosome 12, fChaCha1.1, whole genome shotgun sequence window:
- the ndrg1a gene encoding protein NDRG1a isoform X2, which yields MKGVPKGDRPCILTFHDIGLNHKTCFDTLFNHEDMHEIMQHFAVCHVDAPGQHEGASTFSTGYEYPSMDQLSEMLPTVLKHFGLKSVIGMAVGAGAYVLAKFALNNPNMVEGLVLININPCAEGWMDWAAHKISGWTHAMPDMIITHLFGKEEIHHNHEMIATYRHHIMNDMNQYNLHLFVKAYESRRDLDIERPVPGSNARTLKCPTLLVVGDNSPAVEAVVECNTKLDPTKATLLKMADCGGLPQVDQPGKLTEAFKYFIQGMGYMPSASMTRLVRSRTASGSSVHSFDGNRSRSRARSHTSENQRGRSQTDTSMDSATNSSVDHQQPKSTEVSC from the exons ATGAAGGGGGTTCCCAAAGGAGACCGACCCTGCATTCTCACCTTTCATGATATCGGACTGAACC ACAAGACTTGCTTTGACACCTTGTTCAACCATGAGGACATGCATGAGATCATGCAGCACTTTGCTGTGTGCCATGTGGACGCCCCAGGCCAGCATGAAGGTGCCAGCACTTTCTCTACTGG GTATGAGTACCCATCTATGGACCAGCTGTCTGAGATGCTTCCAACAGTTCTCAAACATTTTGG TCTGAAGAGCGTCATTGGAATGGCTGTCGGAGCAGGTGCCTACGTCCTCGCTAAATTTGCT CTTAACAATCCTAACATGGTGGAGGGCCTTGTGCTGATCAACATTAACCCATGTGCTGAGGGTTGGATGGACTGGGCTGCCCACAAG atCTCAGGCTGGACTCATGCTATGCCAGATATGATCATCACACATCTGTTTGGAAAG GAGGAGATCCACCACAATCATGAAATGATTGCCACATACCGTCACCATATCATGAATGACATGAACCAATACAATCTGCATCTTTTCGTCAAGGCCTATGAGAG CCGGAGGGACCTGGACATTGAAAGGCCGGTGCCAGGGAGCAATGCTAGGACACTCAA GTGCCCCACTCTTCTGGTTGTTGGAGATAACTCTCCTGCTGTGGAGGCTGTG GTGGAGTGCAACACCAAGCTCGACCCAACAAAGGCCACACTCCTCAAG atgGCAGACTGCGGAGGCTTACCCCAGGTTGACCAG CCTGGAAAGCTGACAGAGGCATTTAAGTATTTCATCCAGGGCATGGGCTACA TGCCCTCTGCCAGCATGACCAGACTGGTTCGTTCCCGCACAGCCTCTGGCTCCAGCGTCCACTCCTTCGACGGCAACCGTAGCCGATC TCGCGCCCGCTCTCACACCTCCGAGAACCAGCGCGGTCGCTCTCAAACGGACACCTCCATGGACAGTGCCACCAACAGCTCTGTGGATCATCAGCAGCCCAAGTCCACTGAAGTGTCCTGTTAA
- the ndrg1a gene encoding protein NDRG1a isoform X3 gives MKGVPKGDRPCILTFHDIGLNHKTCFDTLFNHEDMHEIMQHFAVCHVDAPGQHEGASTFSTGYEYPSMDQLSEMLPTVLKHFGLKSVIGMAVGAGAYVLAKFALNNPNMVEGLVLININPCAEGWMDWAAHKISGWTHAMPDMIITHLFGKEEIHHNHEMIATYRHHIMNDMNQYNLHLFVKAYESRRDLDIERPVPGSNARTLKCPTLLVVGDNSPAVEAVVECNTKLDPTKATLLKMADCGGLPQVDQPGKLTEAFKYFIQGMGYMPSASMTRLVRSRTASGSSGSRARSHTSENQRGRSQTDTSMDSATNSSVDHQQPKSTEVSC, from the exons ATGAAGGGGGTTCCCAAAGGAGACCGACCCTGCATTCTCACCTTTCATGATATCGGACTGAACC ACAAGACTTGCTTTGACACCTTGTTCAACCATGAGGACATGCATGAGATCATGCAGCACTTTGCTGTGTGCCATGTGGACGCCCCAGGCCAGCATGAAGGTGCCAGCACTTTCTCTACTGG GTATGAGTACCCATCTATGGACCAGCTGTCTGAGATGCTTCCAACAGTTCTCAAACATTTTGG TCTGAAGAGCGTCATTGGAATGGCTGTCGGAGCAGGTGCCTACGTCCTCGCTAAATTTGCT CTTAACAATCCTAACATGGTGGAGGGCCTTGTGCTGATCAACATTAACCCATGTGCTGAGGGTTGGATGGACTGGGCTGCCCACAAG atCTCAGGCTGGACTCATGCTATGCCAGATATGATCATCACACATCTGTTTGGAAAG GAGGAGATCCACCACAATCATGAAATGATTGCCACATACCGTCACCATATCATGAATGACATGAACCAATACAATCTGCATCTTTTCGTCAAGGCCTATGAGAG CCGGAGGGACCTGGACATTGAAAGGCCGGTGCCAGGGAGCAATGCTAGGACACTCAA GTGCCCCACTCTTCTGGTTGTTGGAGATAACTCTCCTGCTGTGGAGGCTGTG GTGGAGTGCAACACCAAGCTCGACCCAACAAAGGCCACACTCCTCAAG atgGCAGACTGCGGAGGCTTACCCCAGGTTGACCAG CCTGGAAAGCTGACAGAGGCATTTAAGTATTTCATCCAGGGCATGGGCTACA TGCCCTCTGCCAGCATGACCAGACTGGTTCGTTCCCGCACAGCCTCTGGCTCCAGC GGGAGTCGCGCCCGCTCTCACACCTCCGAGAACCAGCGCGGTCGCTCTCAAACGGACACCTCCATGGACAGTGCCACCAACAGCTCTGTGGATCATCAGCAGCCCAAGTCCACTGAAGTGTCCTGTTAA
- the ndrg1a gene encoding protein NDRG1a isoform X1, which translates to MDDIQIVETKPLLVDGDLQGLREAVQKLQIKEHDVETPHGRIHCTMKGVPKGDRPCILTFHDIGLNHKTCFDTLFNHEDMHEIMQHFAVCHVDAPGQHEGASTFSTGYEYPSMDQLSEMLPTVLKHFGLKSVIGMAVGAGAYVLAKFALNNPNMVEGLVLININPCAEGWMDWAAHKISGWTHAMPDMIITHLFGKEEIHHNHEMIATYRHHIMNDMNQYNLHLFVKAYESRRDLDIERPVPGSNARTLKCPTLLVVGDNSPAVEAVVECNTKLDPTKATLLKMADCGGLPQVDQPGKLTEAFKYFIQGMGYMPSASMTRLVRSRTASGSSVHSFDGNRSRSHTNEGNRSRSHTNEGSRARSHTSENQRGRSQTDTSMDSATNSSVDHQQPKSTEVSC; encoded by the exons ATGGATGATATCCAGATTGTCGAAACTAAACCTCTGCTGGTTGATGGCGATCTGCAG GGCCTGAGGGAGGCTGTGCAGAAACTTCAGATTAAG GAGCACGATGTGGAGACTCCTCATGGCAGGATTCACTGCACCATGAAGGGGGTTCCCAAAGGAGACCGACCCTGCATTCTCACCTTTCATGATATCGGACTGAACC ACAAGACTTGCTTTGACACCTTGTTCAACCATGAGGACATGCATGAGATCATGCAGCACTTTGCTGTGTGCCATGTGGACGCCCCAGGCCAGCATGAAGGTGCCAGCACTTTCTCTACTGG GTATGAGTACCCATCTATGGACCAGCTGTCTGAGATGCTTCCAACAGTTCTCAAACATTTTGG TCTGAAGAGCGTCATTGGAATGGCTGTCGGAGCAGGTGCCTACGTCCTCGCTAAATTTGCT CTTAACAATCCTAACATGGTGGAGGGCCTTGTGCTGATCAACATTAACCCATGTGCTGAGGGTTGGATGGACTGGGCTGCCCACAAG atCTCAGGCTGGACTCATGCTATGCCAGATATGATCATCACACATCTGTTTGGAAAG GAGGAGATCCACCACAATCATGAAATGATTGCCACATACCGTCACCATATCATGAATGACATGAACCAATACAATCTGCATCTTTTCGTCAAGGCCTATGAGAG CCGGAGGGACCTGGACATTGAAAGGCCGGTGCCAGGGAGCAATGCTAGGACACTCAA GTGCCCCACTCTTCTGGTTGTTGGAGATAACTCTCCTGCTGTGGAGGCTGTG GTGGAGTGCAACACCAAGCTCGACCCAACAAAGGCCACACTCCTCAAG atgGCAGACTGCGGAGGCTTACCCCAGGTTGACCAG CCTGGAAAGCTGACAGAGGCATTTAAGTATTTCATCCAGGGCATGGGCTACA TGCCCTCTGCCAGCATGACCAGACTGGTTCGTTCCCGCACAGCCTCTGGCTCCAGCGTCCACTCCTTCGACGGCAACCGTAGCCGATCGCACACCAACGAGGGCAACCGCAGCAGGTCACACACCAACGAGGGGAGTCGCGCCCGCTCTCACACCTCCGAGAACCAGCGCGGTCGCTCTCAAACGGACACCTCCATGGACAGTGCCACCAACAGCTCTGTGGATCATCAGCAGCCCAAGTCCACTGAAGTGTCCTGTTAA